A segment of the Nitrospirota bacterium genome:
CCTCGGTCTTGTACTCGAGCAGAAACGGGATCGCGAAAGGCAGGAGGAGCAGGTAGCAGAACAGCATGCCCAGGACGAAGAAGCCCGTCGAGAAAAAGACGAAGACGCCTGCGTACTTCCGCTCCTTCGACATCAGCCCCGGACCGATGAACCGCCAGACCTGGTACACAACCATCGGGAACACCAGCATGAGGCCGGCGATCAGCCCGATCTTGAGATGGGTCCAGAAGGGCTCGATCAGTGTCGTGTAATGCAGCTTCTGCTGGACCTTGGCCGGGACCGACGTGAGGAACGGGAACGAGCTCTGGACAACGAGCTTGGCGTTCATCGGCCACATCAGGAGCCGCAGGATGTCCTCGGAATAGGAGAAGCAGACGCCGAACCCGATGGCGATCCAGAGCAGGGCGCGGATGATCCTTTTCCGGAGCTCGTCGAGATGGTTCCAGAAGGACATGCGCAGCTCTTGTTCAGGCATGCGGCTCCTC
Coding sequences within it:
- the tatC gene encoding twin-arginine translocase subunit TatC, with amino-acid sequence MPEQELRMSFWNHLDELRKRIIRALLWIAIGFGVCFSYSEDILRLLMWPMNAKLVVQSSFPFLTSVPAKVQQKLHYTTLIEPFWTHLKIGLIAGLMLVFPMVVYQVWRFIGPGLMSKERKYAGVFVFFSTGFFVLGMLFCYLLLLPFAIPFLLEYKTEDLVAILRLGDYIDFVLKFLLACGLVFELPLVIVVLSRIGIVTPDGLAKYRKYAFLGAFILGAILTPTPDVFNQTIMSIPIYLLYEAGILAARLFGRKKKASDSTDLTET